Within the Onychostoma macrolepis isolate SWU-2019 chromosome 14, ASM1243209v1, whole genome shotgun sequence genome, the region gtattattgacatgtcaaagtctagaccctgaatataagacgactgcgttttttcagatgtatttccaagaaaaaaactgtcttatattcgggtcaatacggtacttTGTTACTATCCACCTTTGGTTCctacagattttattttgaatatctAATCGTGTAACATCACATTAACAAGGTTACCTGTGCTTTCCGGGATGTATAGTGTGAGCCGAATGGACCTCCTCTCCATCCTTGGAAAATGAAAAGGAACATGTTCATGACTTAAATTCAATATAATGCTCTAGGATCAAGATCTCAACGATGCAATCTTCTCTTCTTACCACACTGATGAACGGGGCGGTTTTGATTTCCTTGTCTGTGTTTTTTGCgtttgggaggtgtgggcaggaGGTGGCGAGCTTCCTCTTTATAATGCGTTAAGAGCTTCAGGGCCTCGTCGGAGCTGAGCTCCACAAACATCACCTGATCCAGATGCTCTCCCTGCTCCGGCAGCGTGAAGCTCGCTGGAAACAGAAGGAGAGAGGAACACAACTGTTTCATGAGTGTGCAGCTGTAATGTGTCTTCACACTCATGATCGGGTCATTTAAGTCTGACCTTTGGCTTTAAGAAGAGACGTGTCCTGAAGAGCCGTGCCCTCCTGCTCTTGCCGCTGTACAAGACGTCTCCTCCACACCTCATCAGGTGGAAGAACAACCACCGCTCTTCGCTGGTAACCATGGAAACACAGCATCTTGTGTCGCCGGGCAGATGGATAAATGTTGGCCTAGAAGATGAAAGTGAAAAAGTGAGAACGTGCATTTTCTgaacagggtttctgcagggtttttaagctcaaatgtaagactttttaagacctgcacaaataaaatgaataccataTGGGCAGGGTAAGGCAATGTCTATAGTAAcacattaaactgtaaaaagcatgatttacagttcagatacaagttttcacaaaaacacttcacatttcagcctttaacccatttttaagaaaatggattgacttgaaagtattaattattatattaatttaaacaaatattatcaataagttattttaattaaattacatataaatacattttactgtttagatttttattatgcattatcATTTTATCGATagaccagttcacatttacagctctgcgtgtttgcagggtaaaaacatgggtcaattttcgcattggtctgaacaaaaacaacaggcTCATTGAAAATgtacattcattctctgccagcaggtggcgctttcgGAATGGCAGAAATATAACCGTTATCCCGGTAACAGCGTTAAACAAAGCAGCGGAGCACTGGACTTTGAAACATGCAgcgctcatgtttatttaataaaatcatagcCTTTTGGAAGTTAAATCGTCACATTAAGCTGTATCGCAATTCTTGTCTTACCAtctccaaatttaagacctcttgaaatcataatttagATTTAAGACTTTGTATGGCCCTAAATTTGAtactaaatttaagactttttcagactttttaaggacccactCTGGCCCACCTGACTAGTGATGGGCAAATGAAGCCTCGTGAAGCACTGAGACTTTCCTCAGACTGTTTCGGTAAAAGATTCAAAGCTTTGAGAGTGTCGAAAGCAGTGCTATCTGGtggttagtaaaaaaaaattaagcagccaAATGCCGATCCGTCGGACGAAGCAACCACCACACATTCAATAGATCGATTCATGTTATGTGCACAAATAAAATCctaactgtgtgtttgtttgttgaatTTCTGTCTCTGATAAATTCATTTACCCATTAAACTGTGGCATTTAATGCCAGTACAAATATGATGTAGTAGAAGAAAAATGTATGGCAAGTATTTAATTTTCCTGAAATAAtgaatattattcatattactTGTATGACTGGGCActtcaaaatgtaattgaatAAGTCTGAATGAAAACTTACTAGTAAAGATCTGGTGGTTCGGACATTCCGACATGCGAAGTGAATCGCTCACGTGATTGGACAGAATGTGAGGCTTCGTTTGTCATTGGTCACGTGATTTCAGTTAACAATACAAGCCTCGAATCAAGGCTTCATCTGGCACACccctttattctcgaaacaagCTTGGGTTCACGTCACATCACTACACCTGACTGCACACGTATTCCTCACTACCTGATCGAGGATATAGTTCCTCCTCTGGGCTGCAGCTCTTCTGATCAGCTGACTGACGCACTGAGTGGCCTGCTGCAGCATCAGCTCTCTGTGACTGGCTCCAGGAGGCTCCTACAGGAcaggaaaataaagaaaatagatCCATGCTCAATGAGTAACAAAAGAAATGCTAGGGTAGGAATTAAGATTTACAAATTTCTGTGGCTCTCCCAGATCTAGTTATTTATTGCCATATCAGCATTTAATGTTATCTTCATGGTAAAAACTGAGTTGCGaaataatgctgaaataaaattaaaaatacataaatatgagCCTTGGCAACTaatataaatagttttaaagtactaaaattacttaaactgaaatatataaattaaaacgaataaaacaaataaatatacatatcaACTCTTCTAAAATAAAGTTgtaaagcactaaaattactaaaagtgaaactaataaattaaaactactcatatatatatataaaaaaataaaaaattccaaAAGCATATAAAGATAAAgcttaaactgaaaatataaaaaatactataatgattctatattatactatactagtataataagaaataaaaacacctaataataaataataagaagaagaaattaTAATTCTATAATAACCGTGTATAACACTGGTACTAGTCTGGATCTCATCTTAATGGTAAAGGCCCATTTACAGCATGATAAATATTCATCACATAAAAATCgatgcaataaacattttaatgtgaaTCAATATTCACATGCCatcaatgcaattttttttttttttttctaatcacTTTTTCAAGACGCTTTGATGAAAAAATggacaaccaatcagatttgtgCTTTgggtcacatgaccagagcTGCCATGGTTTATAGTTTTACATAAATCTATAACCTGGTGGCATGTGCAAACTAAATTGTTTTGCCCCAGTGAAAGTGGATACACAAGACGAATCCCAAACTGTATGTGGATGTCAAGCAGCTGCTGTGTTTGGTGTTGACAGCCTTTTGATAAACTCACAGAGGGACCTGCTGTAGTAAGGAATTACACATTAAACCGTAGTTGACGGagttattttttctgtatttctttTCTATAAGTGCCATCGTGGCAGGGAATGCattagcattttcattcagcCCCTCTCCCTTTTTCCACATCGATATGAACCAATTATAACCAGACATTGTGTCTATATGATTTCAGTTCCACACAATAATCTTGATagattttctcaccctcatgcaGTTCAAGATGGAGTTTGTACTCAGAAGATTGTAACATTTCCTTGGGTTCTGGAGCATGTGAGCCTGAGCCCACTGGCTTTTACCAGAACCCGGCAAACCAACCATCATCAACACCTGAGAGATGAAGAGGGCGATCGTGAGAGAACATTCATCTGATGTTAATTTTTGTTAGGGTTCAACGTGCTTTCCTACCTCACATTCACTTTTAGATGCTGTCGGCAAACGTGCACGAGTCCTTTGACCGGGAGGAAGTGTGAGCAGCGTGCGGAAACCAGCGGGAAAAGGATGCCAGGGAGATTCTGGGTCGAGATTTACAGAAACTGAACAGTTTTTGCAAAGCACATGGGGAAAGAGGGCTTGACCTCCAAGTGTAGAAGAGTTCAGGTGAAACGCCACTCCAAGAGAACGTCCATTCTTGTGAAATGAAAGCGTCGCCTCTCCTGTCTCACTGATGAACTGGATAAGGAATAGATATGTAGCAAAAATTAACTTGAACTGAATTAGAgaaatagctcacccaaaaaaaatgcgcatttgctgaaaatgtcctcaccctcaggcctttcaagagtttgttttttcatcagatttggagaaatgtaaaaTCGCATTATtcgctcagcaatggatgctctgcagtgaatgggtgccgtcagaatgagagtccaaacagctgataaaaacatcacaataatccacaccactccagtccatcagttaatgacttgagaagacaaaagaaacaaatccatcatcaagatgtttttaacttcaaaccattgcttacTGCTAAAATTCGAGTCCTCtttccataatattgctttcacCAGTGAAAAACtcatctggtctgaatcaggagagaaatctgcacaaatcaagcaccgtttgcaagtgaaaacagtccaaaacggTTATGTGacacaaatatgtggctggattttgatgtgagagacaacaggagatctggaggaagcgttattatggattatggactcataatTTGATCAGAAGAGAAAGTATAAAGTTAAAACGCCTTAATGATTGATTTGTTAGCTTTCCACTTTTTaagacgttaactgatggactggagtggtgtgtattattgtgatgtttttatcagctgtttggactctcattctgacggcacccattcactgcagagcatccattgctgagcaagtgaagcaatgctacatttctccaaatctgatgaagaaacaaactcatctacatcttggatggcctgaaggtgaagacattttcagcatgttttcatttttgcgtgaactattcctttaagccaAGAGCTAAAGAACATAGTATGCATACTTTAACCTAATTatgtacaattattttttaaacttactGCATAGCAACCGATGACATCTCCTTCTGTGAAAGCCTCCCCAAACACCTCTTCCTTTCCTCCAGTTACTATCCTCCCCCGTCCATCAAAACCATATGACAGCTCCACCTCGCCTGAGAAaacaaaaagcaataaaaaaatgctaatttataaCAGGATACTCAGCACTTTTTGTTTATCATCTATATAATCATCAAAAGCATTCAGATctgtaatatgtattattttataatgttattttcacCTAGCTGAAGGCTTGTGTTGTCCACAGACCAGCCCACTCTGAGCACATGTCGATCCGGGTCACAGCTTGTGTCTAATGCAGGAGCTGACAGTCGCTTCACAAACTGGGGACCCAAATAAGAAATAGTAATTCACCAAAGGTggcatttaattaattacttcTGTTGCTTGCCGTACAAAACATTTACCAGATTCAAACCTCAAGTTCACACCTTGGCTTCGAATCCGACCTTCCCTTCACAAAATCCATGGGTCATCCTGCACCCTGACCACAGAAGGGGGAATTTCTCCCAGAAGAGCGGCTGGCCGCTGCTTCCATCAGAGTCCACCTCAAAATGCAGGTCACAGTtatctgtgaaacacaaacacaggctTTCATGAAACTTTCATCTTGAATCAAATGACTCATTCAGTATCTGAAGATGTATCGGGGTCATGATGAATTTACAGGAATCCAATCGAACATCTTCAAAATCTATTTCAGCTTCTTCCTCGGGCTCCGGCAGCAGCTCTGGTGTTTTAGCTCTGAGGACAAACAAATCACGGAGAAGAAGTCAGAAATGTTCAAATCTGTTTTGTAAGATCTGTTTAGAGTCAGTAGGACTTgttcattcagcaaggacacattaaatttagTTATATAAGATGATACAaacagtgctgggtagattgCTTAGAGATTGTAGTATGttactgattacaaattacatgataGGATTGTAGTTAGTAACAATCTGGATTACACATTAGGTAGTCtgactacttttagattacttttgacttgTTTATCACATAGACTTGCATGTGGGATTATATCAAACTGataaaacaagagaaaacaaCAAAGAGTAATTTAACTGTAATctgatattaaaatgtaatataatctaattacaagtaaaTCCAAATAATATCATTACTCTTAATAAATATCAtcgctcttttgttgattttgattgcttccattgtcatttgtaagtcgctttggataaaagcgtctgctgaatgactaaatgtaaatgtacaagtacttaatttttgcaatctgattacataatccagattacatgcagggatgggcagtatttcaaataaatgtatttcaaatgtattttgtatttaaatgcatttaatcttAGTATTTTGTAagcttaaatgtatttaaatgcaaaaaggtaaaaacaaaatagtatgtatttgaaatactgcccatgtatattatacattatatttacatttcaaataaatgctgttcttttgacctttttattcatcagaatttcattaatcagaaatgtttcttgagcagcaaatcagcgtattagaatgatttctgaaggatcatgtgacactgatgctgaaaatttagctttgcatcacatgaacaaattatattaaaatatatatgcaaaaaGAAACCAGTTcctttaaattgcaataatatttcttggtcttggtgagcatgagcaattccccccaaaaaaacatcaTGTTCTTTGAAATACCTTGAATTACAAGCTCCTTTAGTTTCTACAGACCGATAATCAATACCTGTTGTAATGAATGTCCTCTTTGAACTCGTAATAATCTCTGCCTCTCTCCTCACAAGGCCTCTTGAGCTCCCTGCTCTCCTCTGTGGTGGAGTCCACTGTCTCAGGTCCACCTGACAGTCTGCGCAGCACTGCCGGAGAGAGCAGTCATCATATAATcatattactttaattttagtatATGACCAGCAAAGAAACACTTTATTAATTGTGTTCTAATGATGACTCACACTGCTCTTGTTGCTGTGCTGCTTCTGGCTCTGAAGTGGCTAAGACTGATGGTGAGCATCCTGACTCTGCATCTTCCGTAGCAGCGGTTGCCAAGGCGACAGGATGCAGATTCGCGGCTGGATATTCGCGGCTCTGCTCTTCAGATATAACGGCCTCTGCGATGGCTTTTGGGGCAGTGCATGAGCACAGCTGAAGTGGGTCAGTCTGTGTACTTTGATCAGTATAAGCAGTCATGCTCTTTTTAGGAGGACTGATGCACACTGGAGACCGCGTCCTAACGCACTGCTCGGATTCAGGGGAGTGAGACTTCTGCGGCTCTTCTGCTGGCTCTATACTCGTCGTTTCACTACCATTTCCCCCCTCATCTCCACTTTTGACGGGTTCAACACCGGCTTCGATCGCAGAGATCAGCCTAACCACCAGCTCGGCCTTCAGGCCTCTCGAGTCCAGACCTCTCTCCGTTAACAGTGCACGCAACTCGGCCACTTTCAGCCTTTTCACTTCCGCTAACAGCATTTTCAACAAGAGCTGTCAATTCCACGTTAAAACTAAAACGTTTACACACGCTGTATGTTGTTATTTAGTGACGGTTGGCCAGTTAGGCTCACTCTCGAAACTTTTTGGGAATTTTCTCACTCTTACCTACCAAAACACACGACGACCCATTGAGACAATTCAAGAGAGTGGACTGAGCACTGATTGGCTACCGAGAGGAAGCTGGTCGTTGATTGGTTACCAGCAGTGACGTAAACTGACTCTTTTTCGCGAGTCAGTTCTTTCGAACAATTCGTTtcaaagaaccattttttttaaataaaacgatttatttatttattttatttagctagCACATAACATTCACAGGGAATACatacaacagaaatattgtttaaaatatttttgtttacactatcatacatttattcatttaacacacataggctacttattacatttcaaatttgcacctaACATACCTGTATATACtaaattgtctattttgtatattgtgtttgtgctattttgCACATTGCCTATTCTGTATATTTGTTGTATAACATATCTTTATTGAGTTTTTACaaagttttcaaaaaacacatcttTCCCCACAATTTACCTCCgacaggttaaaaaaaaaaaaaaaaaaaaaaatatatatatatatatatatatatatataattaaataaataataacaaataccATACACTTCTTACATTCCATAACTTCACACATCTAAAGCATCTTCAAGATCTCCATTTTTAACAAAGTCCAAAAACACCTCCCAGATATCAAGAAATTCAGAGGGTTTCTTTCTTATTATGTATAGTTTTTCAAGAGCCAAACATGTTTTTCAGCCATAGTCCAATGGAAGGGCGATTGGTATTTTTCCAGCACAGGGCAATAGAACGTCTTGCTTGTAATAGACACAAATCCAccaactttctttctttagtgGGCAAAGAGCAATCATCTTCATACACAAAACACATAATACAGGACTTTAACATATCGAGTCACCCCGACCCAAAACTTCTGCACCTCCTCACATTCCCACACAATGGAAAAATTTACCTTGAagcatattacatttaaaacacagaTCGGGAATATTAgggttaaatttatttaatcttaCAGGGGTTATATAAGTTCTCATTACCCAGTTATATTGTAAGAGGCTTAACCGAGAGCTCaaagtttgtgtttgtgcatttaaaCAGTCATCTACTGAAATATCCATATTTATATCTTGGATCCATGCTTGTCCTTTATTTTCAGAGCTTTCTTTCTGATTTCCTCTTAGTGTGTTGTATAATTGGGTAATCCGCCCTTTAATGTAACAATCTTGCAATGTGAATGTTTCCAATATCGACGTTGTGTAGAATTCTTTAAAcgtgtaaaaataaaacttctaGGTTGCAAAAGTGTTTCTAAAGGTATGTGAAATTTCACAAGATTATCAAATGACATTAATATATTATCGTCATACAAATCTTTCAATCTAACCATGCCCTTATTCATCCACAATTTGAACCCCATATCCTTTTTAGCTGggctatattttgtatatttgtatattattgtctttattatctgtgtcttg harbors:
- the si:ch211-107m4.1 gene encoding heterogeneous nuclear ribonucleoprotein U-like protein 2, encoding MLLAEVKRLKVAELRALLTERGLDSRGLKAELVVRLISAIEAGVEPVKSGDEGGNGSETTSIEPAEEPQKSHSPESEQCVRTRSPVCISPPKKSMTAYTDQSTQTDPLQLCSCTAPKAIAEAVISEEQSREYPAANLHPVALATAATEDAESGCSPSVLATSEPEAAQQQEQLLRRLSGGPETVDSTTEESRELKRPCEERGRDYYEFKEDIHYNRAKTPELLPEPEEEAEIDFEDVRLDSYNCDLHFEVDSDGSSGQPLFWEKFPLLWSGCRMTHGFCEGKVGFEAKFVKRLSAPALDTSCDPDRHVLRVGWSVDNTSLQLGEVELSYGFDGRGRIVTGGKEEVFGEAFTEGDVIGCYAFISETGEATLSFHKNGRSLGVAFHLNSSTLGGQALFPHVLCKNCSVSVNLDPESPWHPFPAGFRTLLTLPPGQRTRARLPTASKSECEVLMMVGLPGSGKSQWAQAHMLQNPRKCYNLLSTNSILNCMREPPGASHRELMLQQATQCVSQLIRRAAAQRRNYILDQANIYPSARRHKMLCFHGYQRRAVVVLPPDEVWRRRLVQRQEQEGTALQDTSLLKAKASFTLPEQGEHLDQVMFVELSSDEALKLLTHYKEEARHLLPTPPKRKKHRQGNQNRPVHQCGWRGGPFGSHYTSRKAQGCHASAFGRSYGCSSDPQRYRNYYRPYTGQGSLSEQNQSYGSVYYGCSS